A stretch of DNA from Clostridia bacterium:
AATCATTGGAGCGGTTTATATTATAACCACTCTTGAGCAGATGCAGACTACTGTAGATGCCATAAGAAAGCAGTTCCTATATATTTTTATCGGTGCAATTGTGATTGCTTCTGCACTGTCATACTTCCTGTCTCAGAGCTTTTCTACACCGCTAAAGCTTATCAACAATGCTGCACTGGAGATTTCCAAGGGCAATTACGATACAAAGATAGACCTGCGTTCCAGCAGAGAGATAAAGGAGCTTGGAATCACCATTAACAACCTGGCGAAGCAGCTTTCACGTGTTGAACAGATAAGAAGGGAATTTATAGCCAATGTGTCCCACGAGATCAGAACGCCTTTAAGCTATCTTCAGGGTTACTCTGAGGTGCTGCTGGATGACCTTGTTGAATCAGAAGAAGACAAGAAGAAGTATCTTGGTATAATAATGGATGAGACGGTAAGGCTTAAAACAATGGTAGATGAGATATTGCAGTTGTCCCAGATTGAAGCGGGCTTTATACAGCTTAAGCTGGTGCCCTTCAGCATGGAAGCAATGATAAGAAGGACCATAGATAAGCTTTTACCCTATGCGTCCAAAAGAAATATAACTATTAAATTTATAAATATGTCAGAGGATGTACTTACTTGTTTCGGAGATGATAATAGAATAAAACAGGTGCTCATAAATCTGATTAATAATGCAACCAAGCATTCTTATGATTACGGAAACATTTTGATAAGCGCATACAGACAAAATGAGAGTATTTATGTGTGCGTAAGAGATTTTGGGGAAGGGATACCGGAGGAGGATCTGCCCTTTATCTGGGATAGATTCTACACCGTTGACAAGCACAAGTCAGAGAACAGCACAGGTCTTGGGCTGGCAATAGTAAAGAACATTATAAACGCCCATGGCTGTGAAATAACTGTCAACAGTGTATTTGGGGAAGGCTCAGAGTTCTGCTTTTATCTCCCCAGTTATAATGAATTTTAAACAGTTTCGCGTTTCAAGTTACGCGTTACGCGTGGCATACCAAGGCTAGGCTTCGTAGGGATGCTTAAACCCATCGCCTATTGTCCATCGACTATTGTCCGTAGAAATTTGAGGTGAATAAATTGAACGAGAAAGCACTAAGAGTTCTTGAATATAATAAGATAATAGATATGTTATGTGAGAGTACAGTTTCTGGAATGGGAAGAGATATAGCCTCGGATTTGAAGCCCTCAAGCGACCTAAATGAGGTAAAGGAGCTTCTTCAGGAGACCACAGAGGCTGTTAACCTGCTACTTAAAAAAGGGAACATTCCCATTGGGGGAGTCCAGGATATAAGGGTGCCTCTAAAAAAGGTCAAGCTGGGAGCTGCCTTGGATCCAGGGGAGCTTCTGAAGGTGGCAGATACCTTAAGAGCGGCCAGGAGACTCAAGTCCTTCATGAATGAGGACAGAAGAGAGGAAAGCTTTCCTATAATCGAGTACTATATTGAGACTTTGTCACCCTATAAAAACATAGAAGACAGAATAGGAAGCGCAATCATAAGCGAAGAGGAGATATCAGACAATGCAAGCCCGCTGCTGAACAGCATAAGGAGAAAGGTCAAGGAAAGAACAGCAGCCATGCGGGAAAAGCTGAACCATATGATTTCCTCTCCCGCTTATCAGAAATACCTGCAGGACCCCATTATTACCGTGAGGGGGGACCGTCATGTAATACCGGTAAAGCAGGAATTCAGAACTAACATACCGGGAATTGTCCATGACCAGTCGGCAAGTGGTGCGACACTATTCATAGAGCCAATGGCAATCGTGGAAATGAACAATGATGTAAAGAAGCTGAAGCTGGATGAAGAAAATGAAATCGAGCGCATTTTAAGAGAACTTACTGCATTGATAGATGAGAAGTATGACAGCATAAAGATTAATATGGAGATATTGGCTACACTGGACTTCATATTTGCCAAAGCTAAATTTGCATTGGAGCTAAGATGCACTGAACCCAGTGTCAATGCAGAGGGCAGGGTAAACATCAAGAAGGCTAGACATCCTCTCTTGAAGCCGGATATAGTAGTGCCTATTGATATATATGTAGGTGAGACCTTCAATACTCTGGTTATCACAGGACCGAACACGGGAGGAAAGACAGTCACGTTAAAGACCATAGGACTTTTGTCTCTTATGGCCCAGTCGGGGCTTCATATTCCCGCCAGTGATTACAGTGAAGTGGCTATTTTTGACGAGGTATTTGCAGATATAGGGGATGAACAGAGCATAGAGCAGAGCCTAAGCACCTTTTCATCCCATAT
This window harbors:
- a CDS encoding ATP-binding protein — protein: MRSYGISFKLWAAIIAMTMALLVLTLVFQTEFLYDFYYDQEAKQLEKDCNLLSKYIARGQYNFTIPYNGVMRRVNDIIIVTDRNRKITYVEGTNEYKTGYLFGFKHIGKILNGETVHEKNKMIRNPSSARSKELDTLMVGIPIRQNLGFPQGDRRRFNESYVEERYKTPEIIGAVYIITTLEQMQTTVDAIRKQFLYIFIGAIVIASALSYFLSQSFSTPLKLINNAALEISKGNYDTKIDLRSSREIKELGITINNLAKQLSRVEQIRREFIANVSHEIRTPLSYLQGYSEVLLDDLVESEEDKKKYLGIIMDETVRLKTMVDEILQLSQIEAGFIQLKLVPFSMEAMIRRTIDKLLPYASKRNITIKFINMSEDVLTCFGDDNRIKQVLINLINNATKHSYDYGNILISAYRQNESIYVCVRDFGEGIPEEDLPFIWDRFYTVDKHKSENSTGLGLAIVKNIINAHGCEITVNSVFGEGSEFCFYLPSYNEF